Part of the Natrialbaceae archaeon AArc-T1-2 genome, GATCGTCATCCCGACGAGCGTTTCGTAGTCGTATCCGAGCCGGTCGCAGGCTCGCTGGTTGGCGTCGAGTACGACGCCGTCGTCGTCGTGGACGATGATCGCGTCCGGGGAGTGTTCGAAGATCGACCGGAGGGACGCGTCGGTCCGCTCCGACCGCCCCGGTTCGGCCCCGGTCGTCTCGACCCACGACTCGAGCCGTCGTTCGAGTCGCTGCTTCCAGCCGTCCTCACGGATCACGTAGTCGGTAACGCCGGCAGAGATCGCCTCGCTCGCGACCCGCTCGTCGCCGGCGGCGGTACAGAGCACGAACGGGAGCGTCGGCTCGATCGCACGGACGGCCTCGAAGAGGTCGAGTCCGGTCCGATCGCCGAGTCCGTACTCGCTGACGACGCAGTCGACGGGTCGGTCGTCGATCACCGCCGTCGCCACAACCGGTGTGGCCGCCGTCGTGACCGTCACGTCCCCTCGCTCGAGTCGTCGCTCGACCTGTAGGCGGCGGTTCTCGTCCGGATCCACGTAGAGGACCGTGATCGTCGCGGTCATCGGGCGTGAGACGTCCGTCGATAGCCCGCTCGTGGCGACCGCGCCCGGACACAGCTCGATCGCGTCGTTTCCCCCCGATCCCGGTCCGGCTTCGCGCTCCGTCGCGTCGCCGGTATCTCTCGCTGTGTATCCATCGTACCCGGGAGAGAGCATGACGGAAACCATGAACATACTCCTAATTATCAATGATTGACGATTGTCGAAGCGCTCATACTGTCGGTCATGGTCCTGTGAACTGGCGTGTGCCAGAACCGGCGGTACAGCGTGTGTCAGCCCGTCCGCTCTCACGGATGGGTCACGTACGTATGACCGACAGTATCAATATCGGACAGCTTGCCGGGGAGAACCACCAACGCGTGACTATACAGCAATTGCGACGGGAAGCTCCGTCGCTCGAGAGACGTCAAACGATCGCTGCGACGGTGACACCGATCGCCACGACCGCCCCCATGACGACGTGAAGTCCGTCCCAGGCGACACAGAGCGGTTCTCGAAGTCGTGGACGGGTGAGGTAGTACGTAAGCGCCATCGAACAGCCGAGCACCGGGAGCATGAGCGCCACGGGTAACGGCCCGCTCTCGGGCATCACGAACGCGAGCAACACGATTATCGCGACGACGTCGCCGGCGTACAGGAGCCGTCGAGTCGTCTCGACGCCGTATCGCGTCGGCAACGTCGAGACGCCGTCCCGTTCGTCGGCCTCGAGGTCGGGGACGTTACACGTTTCGACGCCGACGGCGTAGCGAACGAACCAGAAGACCACGAGTGCAGCGGTGGCCGTCGTCGGGACCGGGTCGGGCGACAGCGCGACCGGTAACAGCGTCCCCAGGATCGCCGTCGGTGCCGCGATGACGGCCGTGTTGAGCAGGAACACCTCCTTGACGCGCCCGGCGTCGCCGATCGACAGCCACGGCAACGAGTACACCACGCCCGCCACGCCGGGGACGAGCGTCAGGCCGACGGCGATCGCGTCGCCGACGACGGCGGTGATCGCGACTGCGACGCCGTAGCCGCCGACTGCGACGATCGCCACGAGGACGGGCCGGGAGTAAAACGCCTCCCGTGACCGGGGTTCGACCTCGAGATCGTCGCCGCCGATCCGGTCGGTCACGTCGTCTAAGACGTACACCGAGACGGCCACGAGCGGGACGACGATCCAGGAGGCGTTGGGCTCGATCGACAGCAACACGGAAGTGACGTAGACGTTCGCAAGCGCCGACGCGCCGAGCAACGCGGGACTGTTCTTGAACGCGGCCACGAGCTGTCGCGTCGCATCCCGGGACGTCGCCGCCAGCGTCATTCGCCCCCTCCCGGCTCTCGCGTCCCGTCGAACGCGGGATCGATCCGCGATCGACCCGTCGCTCTCGAGCGCTCGCGATCGTCGGAACCAGCGTAGCGAGAGCGACGAGCGCCCTCGAGAACTGCACTCATCGTGTCGTTCCGTTCGGGTCAACGGACTCGACGGACGACCCTTACTGTTTCGTCCGCACGCCGCCTCGTGGAGTCTCCCGGTCGAACGCGTCGACTGTGGTAGGTGCAGCGACTCTTTCAGCTTATCGAAGATATTCATGCTCCGCCGTCGTAACCGCGTGCATGCAACGGTTCACGCGACGTGACGCCTGCCTCGCCGTGGGGGCGGTCGGTTCGCTCGCCCTCGCGGGCTGTCTCGCCGCCCCGGGCGGCGATCCCGGAACAGGAGACAGCGACGATGACGATGATGATGACGACGATGACGACGGCGACATCCCCGACGACGTGGAGTACGACGTGTTTCAGCTCGGTCCGTCTCTCTCCCGGCCACACTGGGCCGAACACGACGACCGGCCCGGGTTCGTCGCCCTCGCCGAGTCCCCACGGGACCTGTGGATGATCGACGACCCCGACGAGGTCGACGGCCTCGAGGAGTGGGTCACAGCGACCGACTTCGAGGCGTCGGTGATCGTCTACGTCGGAACCGTCGCGCCGAATGCGTGTTACACCGACCTCGAGGTGACGGAGGTCGCGGTCTCGAGCGAACGCGTCGGCGACGAGGACGAGGACGAGGTCGAGGCGATCACGGGCACCGCCCGGGCGATCGACACGAGCGACGACGACGCCGCGTGCGCTCAGGCGGTCACCTATCCGTCCGCGCTCGTTCGCGTGACCGACGAGGACCTCCCCTCGGTAGCCGCGTTCACCGTCACGGACGGCTGGGGCGAGCCCGCCGACCTCGACACGACCGGCGGCGTGATCGACCCCGACGCCCTCTCCGGCTACGTTCGCCCGTCTCGTGATCCCCAGACGATACCCGACGACCTCGAGTGTCCCGACGAGGCGTTCGAGCGCCACTGGTCGCCCGACGACGAGGTCGCGTGGGGCGAGGTCCACGCCGAGGGCGAGCCCACGCTCGCCATGCGCGTCCACAACCCCCAGTACGACGGTGACGACGAGACGCGGGCACTCGAGTTCGAACGTGGCGACGAGGTCCAGGTCTCGATGCAGAACGTGGCCGACCGGCCCGTCGACACCGGAAACAGGTACAAGTACGCCCTCGAGGTGCTGACAGACGAGGGCTGGCAGGACGTCCGCGGCACGACCGACGACGTCCCGCCGGGGTACACCGACGAGGCAGTCGTCCACCGACCGGGAGAAGGCTTCGAGTGGTCGATCGAACTGACCGAAGATGGAGTGCTCGACGGACACGTTCACGAGAGCCGCCTCGAGGTCTGTCCCGACCTTCCGGCGGGACGGTATCGGTTCTCGTTCTGGGGGGCAATCGGCGAGGAAGCGCTTGCGGTCGCGTTCGACTACGTCAGCTAACTGACGTGGTGTCGGGTCAGCGCTCGAGCGAGACGGTCGTCGGCGTCTCGTGTTGGCTGTTGTCGCCGACGGGGCACCGCCGCGTCACCTCGACTCCGGGACGTGGGATGTGTATGCCATCGGCGTTCGACCGGTCACAGCTCCGGCCGATGACCGAACGGTAGCAGATACAACGGCGCGAGGTCGTCGGAAAGATCGAGGGCAGCCGCGACGTCTTCGTCTGCAAACGCGCCGACCGGACAGCTGTTGAGTTCGCGGGCCTCACAGACGAGGTGGACGTTCTCCGCGGCGTGACCCGCCTCCATGTGGACGTACCGATCGCCGTGGGCCGGGTACTGACGACGCGTTCGGTCGTAATTCGCCGCCAGCACGATCGTCGTCGGGGCGTCCCGAACCACCGTCTGATCCATCGCGGCCCGCACGAGGTCGTCGTGGACGGTCGTCCCGAGGGCAGTCTCGAGAACGTGTGTGGTCGGCTCGTAACGGTACAGCCCCGCCTCGAGGTCGTCGCTACCGCCCGGGGCGACCTCGAGGAACGCGATCGCCATACTACAGCGCGTCGGCGATCTCGCCGAATAGTTCTTCCTCTCGATCGGCGATATCGCCGACGAGCGTGGCCGCCTCCTCGAAGTGGGCAGGCTCGGGCTCCTCCGCCTCGAGAAGATCCGAGAGCAGATCCGCGAGACGGTGCCACTCGTCGCCGATGGTCGCCATCCGTCCGGCGACGTCGGGGCCGAGCCCGGTCCCGGTTCCGAGCTCCTCGAGCGCGTCGGCAAAGAGGTCCCGATAGGCCGCGCGTTCGCCGTGTTCGTCGATGCTCGCGACGGCGGCTCGTACCGGGTCGGTCGGTTCGTGTAGCTCCGGCCACGCCGAGAGATACGTCGCGAACGACCGCACGGCGGGGATTCCCTCCTCGCCGGGACCGCGTGGGTCGCGTTTGACCGCGAGCGGATCGACCATGTACGTCGCCGCCCCTCGAAGTCCGGCCGCCGCCGCGTCGGTCTCGTCGCCCGTCGTGGGACGGGTCACGACCAGGTACTCGTGTTCGAGGTCGACGACCTCGTCGGTGTGCCAGGCCTCGGCAAACGTCGACCGGGAAAGCTCCTGGCGGTCAGTCGTCGCTGGATCGGAAAGCGACACGCAGTCTTCGCTTTCACCCTCGCCGTCGTTCTCGTCGTAGCCGACCACGACCGCCACGTGCGGGGGAACGTGACGCTCGTTTTCGGAGAGGTACTCGAGGGCGTCCGGATCGAGGAAGACGACGACGGGATCGCCATCGTCGACGTGGCCGAGGAGTTCGTTCCAGGCCGTCTCGAGGTCGTCGCCGCTTCCGTACCGGTGTGGGACGTCTAGGTGTTCGAAGAACGCCCGTACGAGCCAGGTGGGACTCGTCCGGAACGTCACCCAGGGGTCGTCGGGCTGGTCGTAGAGGACAAACGCGGGGCCGCCGCCGATGCCGAAACACGCCGCCTCGCTGTACTCCCAGTCGTAAAACGCCGCGACGTTTCGCAACGACGCGGCGCCACAGTGGACGCCAGTCTGATGGGTGTAGCCGTCGACGTACTCCATAGCCCGACGCCGTACCACTGGCAGGCAGTTAACGGTTCGTGTGCGTTGGTCACACGGAAAGGCGCTGTGAGCTTTTTATCCGTCGGCGTCGTACCGTCGCCGACCCGCTCGAGCGTGTGACGAGGTGACGGTGACGGACGACCGTCGCTCCGAGAGCGAGAATCACACTCGAGGAGGTGTATCACGTATGGACATCAGCAACGCTGTCTCGACCGAGTACCTGGATTTCACACACGACACTCCCGTCTCGAAGCTCCGTGGCGCGTTCGAGGACCCGAGCGTCAGGGGCGTTCTCGTACACAACGAAGGCGAGTTCAAAGGCGTCGTCACACGACGTCAGCTCACGCGCACGCACCATCTGCCGGAGAAGAAGGTCGGATCGCTCGTCTGGCCCGTCCCCCGAGTCACGCCCGAGGAGGACGTCCGCGAGGTCGCCCAGCTCATGATCGACAGCGACTCGCGGCTTCTCCCGGTGTTCGAGGGCGAACAGCTCCGTGGCGTCGTGACCGCAGACGCCCTCCTCGAGGAGGTCCAGTCCTACCTCGACGCGGCCACCGTCGGACAGGCCTCGAGCAGGGATCTGCTCACCGTCGAGCCAGACGCGACCTTCGGCAAGGCGTTGAGTGTCATGCGCGACAACCGGTTGATCCATCTCCCGGTCGTCGACGACGACGAGGCCGTGGGGATGCTCAGCCTCCACGACCTCACCGATCTCGCGGTACGAGACGTTACGAAGAGCCAGGGCGGCAACCCACCCGGCTTCGACGGCCACGGCGGCGAGGGCTCTCGCGAGGGCTACAACGCGACCGGCGGCTACGGCGCACGCGAGGGCGAACTCGCCCGCATGCTCGAACTTCCGGTCCGGGACGTGATGGCCACACCCGTCGGGACGGTCCGTCCCGATCGCACGCTCGAGACGGCCGTCCACGAGATGTTCGACATCGGCAGCTCCTCGTTAGTCGTCGAGAGCGCCGACGGCCGCCCCCAGGGCATCGTCACGAAGACCGACGTCCTCGAGTCGCTCACCTGGAGCGCCGAGAGCACCCGTGCCGTCCAGCTGTTCGGTGCCGACCTCTTCGACGATATGACCTACGACGAGGTGCTCGAGATGATCGACGCGATCGACGACATGGACAGCGACATGGACGTTCTTGACGCGAAGATCCACCTTCACGAACACGACGAGAAGCTGCGTGGCACGTCGCTTTTGCTCGCACGAATCCGGCTGTACACCGACAACGGTACGTTCATCGCCTCCGGCGAGGGCTATGGCGCGAGTCACGCGATCCACGAGGCCAGAGACGTCCTGAAACGGCGCATCCGCGAGGAGAAGACCTACGGCCGGAGCAAGAAACATCCCGACGAGGAGTTCTGGGAGAAGCGGTTCGGCTGGCGACTCGAGGAGTGACGTGAGATGGTGGCTCTCCCGAAGGTCCGGTTCCGTGACAGCCGGCCTACAGTTTAACCCGGTCGGTCACGAACGGACGACGCATGGACTACCTCGTGGCCGTCGACGGCTCCGAAGAGGCAAAGAACGCACTCGCGTACGCTACCGACGTCGCCGACGCGATGGACGGCTCGATCACGGTCGTTCACGCGGTCGACCCGGCCGTCTACGAGGAAGGCGCCAGCGAGCCGATCAGCGGTCTCGCCGACGCCGAAGGACGGCTGGTTATCGAGAGCGTCGACGACGCCGAAGAGCGCGCACTGGCGATCCTCGAGGATGCAGAACGGGTTACACAAGAACTCGGGGCGACAGTCGAGACGGAGTTACTCTACGGACAGCCGGTTTCGGCGATCACGGACTACGCCGAGGGATTCGACGCCATCTTCGTCGGCCACCGCGGTCGTTCCGAGCGAACGGACCTCCTCGTCGGTAGCGTCGCGAAGTCGATCGTCGAGCGTGCAACAGTCCCCGTGACGGTCGTTCGGTGATACGGAACGGACGTACGGCAGTCAGTGTGGGTCATAACGACGGCTGTGAATCGGTACCGGTGCAACCGAGACCCGTCTTGCGGTTGCACCGGAACATAGCCACAGCCATCATTATCAGCCCTCGGGTTCGGCGTCTGACTCCGGATCGGCGACGTCTGATTCGGTCGCCGCGTCGTCGACCGTGATCGTCACCGGTTCAACGTCCTCGCCGAACGCGTCGTCCGTCGTCTCGCGATCGAGGACGCGATCGAGGGTGACGATCGTGTTGAGTTCCTGCTGGACCTGATCGACGACGCCGCCGACGAGCTCGCTCGGCTGGATCGCCGTGTACTCGTAGGGGTTGTTGCCGGCTCCCTCGCTCGCGCGTTTCTTGCGGTGTACCTTCTCTTCGTCGTGTAGCTCCGCGAGCGCTTCCCGGACCGTACTCGGGTAGAGGCCGGTTCCCGTGGCGACTTCTTCGGAGGTGCTTCCGGGGTGAGCGAGCAGGTGGATGTAGATCTTAGCTCGCGTCTCCGTATCGAGGATCCACGAGAGCAGATCGACGATCCGACCGTCGACCTCCTCGACGGCCGCGCTCGCTACGCCGTCGGTCGGTTCGTCGGCATCGTCGTCTTCGACTGTCGGTCGGCTCCGGTCGTGCTCGTCCGGCCGGGCCTCGTCGGTGTCGTCGGAAGGCATGTTATCCTCTCGTGAAGGGCTCACACGACTAAAGTCGTCTGCTTTTTCGTACCAATCTCGATCGCCTATCGATACCGCCCGGACGGCAACGGGCGTCACGAGGCGTGTGCCGTTCGACTCTTCGCGAGAGGCGAGTACATCGTAGCATGCCGACATCGATCCCGAGCGTCGCCCCTCTCGGCGATCGGCACCGGTACGTCTCTCACGTGATCCGTTCCCGGGGCCGACGAACGGGCGAGTGGGGCAGGGACTGACGACGTCGCTGCCGGGGTTGTACGGAAGGTATTCAGTACGATCACAATTTCAGTTATTTTTATAGATTAATAGGCCATAACCCTTATTTTGCTTCCTCCCTCCCTATCGATCGATGGGTCCCCGGTATCGTACGCGAACAACTTCGAAACGAGATGTTGAGTGTCAGCGTCCCGAGTGCCACCGTTATCAATCGAGGATTTCGCCATGACTGCGTCGGAGACCGGGATCGGTGTCGTCGGTCTCGGGGGGATGGGACAGCTCCACGCCGAGAGCCTCCGCGACCTCGGAGCCGACGTCGTCGCCGGTGCGGACCTCGTCGCGAAACAGCGCCAGCAGTTCGCCGACGAGTTCGGCGCACGGACCTACGACGATCACGAGAAACTGGTCGCCGACGACGCCGTCGATGCGATCGTCATCGCCACACCGAATCGGTTTCACGAACCGATCGCAGTGGCCGCACTCGAGGCCGGACACGACGTCCTCGTCGAGAAACCCCTCGCACACACCCTAGAGAGCGCACGCCGGATCGCCGAGGCCGAGGCCGAGGCCGACGCGTTCTGTATGGTCGGCTTTCACAACCGCCACACCGCCGCCACGGCCATGCTCGAGGCACAGAAAGCACAGGGTCGGTTCGGCGAGCTAACCCACGTCGAGGCCAACTACATCCGCCGCCGCGGCGTTCCGGATGCCGGGTCCTGGTTTACGAACCCCGACCTCGCCGGCGGCGGTGCACTCATCGACATCGGCGTCCACGCGCTCGATCTCGCCCTCTACGCGCTCGACTTTCCCGAGATCGAAGAAGTTACCGGCGTGACCCGCAGTACGTTCGGCGACGGGACGGAGTACGCCGACCCCGACGACTGGGGCTGTGAGCCCGACACCTACGAGGTCGACGACTCCGTCACCGCCTTCGTTCGCTGTGCCGACGGCCGGACGATCAGCCTCGAGGCGGCGTGGGCGAGCAACCGCGAGTCGACCTCGGAGGTCGTCGTCCAGGGAACCGACGCTGGTGCTCGGTTCGAGCTCGGCGACAGCGATCTTTCGATTCTCGAGGCTGGCACCGCGGGCGTCGACCACTACGCCGACGTCGAGCTAACCGGCGATCCGAGCCAGACGGGGTATGCGACTCAGGACGGACTGTTCCTCGAGGCCGTCGCGACCGGCGAGACACCGTCGACGAACACGATCGAGCAGGCTCTGACCGTCCAGCGGGTCGTCGACGCGATCTATCGCTCGAGCGAGACGGGCCACACGCAGCGACTCGCGGCCGAGCCGATCGAGGAGTCTCCAGCCCGGATCCGCTGTCGGGAGTAACGACTCGAGCCGACGTTCGACGGAAAAACTGTCCCGACCGGTTCGACGGCCGAACTGGTCTAGATAACTTCCTCGAACTCGTTGTGGCCGTGGATGTCGACGCCCTCTTCGGTGATCTCACAGAGGAAGACGCCGTTGCCGGAGCCGGTGTCGCGCTCGGCGGCGGACTTGATGCCCTGTGCGGCGATCGTCGTCGCCTCGTCGTTCGAGAGGTCGTCCTCGTACTCCTGTTCTAGGTGACCGTAGGCGAGTTGCATCCCGGAGCCGGTGACGGTGTAGTCGTCTTCCATGACGCCGCCGGCAGGGTCGATGCTGTAGACGTGACTTCCCTCTTCGTCGATGCCACCGAGGATAGGATGGATAGCGAAGAACGGACCGCCACGGGCGAAGTTACCCGCAAGCGTCGACAACGCTTCCATGCTCATCTGTTCGCCCCGGCGAGCCTCGTAGAGGTTGACCTCCGCGCGGAGAGTCGAGATAAACGACTGGGCACCGCCGACACTGCCGACGAGCGTGAGCGCGGCGTTTGGGTGGATCTGTTCGACCTTCTGGACGTTCTTGTTCGAGACGAACCGACCGCCGAGACTGGCGCGCATGTCGGTGGCGATGACGACGCCGTCGGCAGTCGAGATGCCGATCGTCGTCGTACCGGTCTTGTTCACGTTCTCGAGATCCGACAGGGAGAGATCGTTCTGTGGGAGCGAGCCGACCTCGGGATCGTAGGGGTTCGTATCGTCAGCCAGTCGATCGGCCGTTCGGGAGAATTCGGAGTCGTGTGTAGGCGTTCGCATTGCGAGTCACTAACGGTCGCCACCGTATAAAAGACCGGCGTTCGACACTGGCGTTTCCGCTTTCGGGACAGTGGCGATCGTCGCTACTATCGAGGTGGGTACGCGTTCACTGTCACGGGTATCCGGCTTTGTCGTGAAGAATTACTGGTCGGCGTTGGCGTTCTCGTAGGCCGTCTCAATGCGAGCCAGGAGCCGGTGCAGCGGGAGGGTAACCCCGGCTTGCCGGGCGGCGATCGCGAGTGGCATCGTGATGATACCGATCGCGATACTGAGCTGGTACAGTGCGAACATGGTCGCGTAGTGCACGCGGGATTTCATCGAGCTTCGATGGTGGTTCAGACGGTTCGAGTATATAAGTGTTGCTAAGAAGAGAATACATAACGATCGTCAGTTGAGGTGTCGGGTCGACGCTTTCATGCGATTAAAATACGGTTGACGAGAATACAACTGTGGTGGGACTCGAGGCGGAATACGACTATCCTGGCGGGAATTGGCCGGGACAATTCTCATAACATATGGCCATTATTCGGCTCACGTGCGCACCGTCGCACGCAGGATACTCGACGGGACGGAACCGCAAAGCAGGAAACCCTCCGGAACGACGGGCCACTATGACCAACTATCTCGTTGCGATGGAGGCTGCATGGCTGGTCCGGGACGTAGAGGCAATCGACGACGCGATTGGCGTCGCTGTCAGCGAGGCCGGGAAACGGCTCAACGACGAGGGTCTCGAGTACGTCGAGGTCGAGGTCGGTGCGACCGGCTGTCCGGCCTGTGGGGAACCGTTCGACTCCGCGTTCGTCGCGGCCGACACCGCGTTGGTCGGACTCGCCCTCGAGATGGAGGTGTTCAACGCCGACAGCGAGGAACACGCCTCGCGAATCGCAAAAAGCGAGGTCGGCGGCGCGTTACGCGACGTCCCGCTGTCGGTCGTCGAGGTCGTCGAAGTCCCCGAGGACGAGTAGGAGCTACCCAAAGCTCTTTCTATAACCCGTGGTTATTGTGCGATATGGAGCTTCCCACGCCAGAAGATCTCAAACAGCGCCGTACCGATCTCGGGTTGACCCAGAGCGAACTCGCGGAGGAGGCCGACGTCTCACAGCCGCTTATCGCCCGGATCGAAGGTGGTGACGTCGATCCGCGGCTCTCGACGCTGCGTCGGATCGTCAACGCCTTGGAGACGGCCGAAAGCGACGTCATCCGGGCCGAAGACCTCATGAACGAGGCGGTCGTCGCCGTCTCGCCCGACGAGCCGGTCAGCGAGGCGGCGACGCTGATGGAGGAGGAGGCGTACTCGCAACTGGCGGTCATCCAGGACGGGATCCCGGTCGGCTCGATCAGCCAGAGCGACCTCGCCCAGCTCGACGAGGATGCACGCGACGAGCCAATCGAGGAACACATGAGCGAGAGCTTCCCGACCGTCTCGCGGGACGCGACGATCGACGAGATCAGCAACCTGCTCGATCACTACAAGGCCGTCATGATCACCGAGGAAGGCGAGACGGTGGGTATTCTCACCGAAGCGGATCTTGCCGCGCGGCTCTCCTAACGGTCGTCAGCTCTCGTCCGCGTGGGCCTCGAGAAGCTCCCGGTATCGGTTTCGGATCGTCACCTCGCTGACGTCTGCTGCTTCCGAGATCTCGTGTTGTGGGATGTCTTCGCCCGTCAGCTGTGCGGCCGCATACAGCGAACTCGCCGCGAGGCCAACCGGGTGTTTGCCGCTGTGGACGCCGGCGCGTTTGCCCGACTCGAGTAACTCCCGGGCCAGCCGTTCGGTCTCTCCCGACACCTCGAGCGCCGAGGCGTATCGGCCCACGTACTCGAGGGGATCTGGCGGCTCCATCGGCAGTTCCAGTTCGCGAACCAGGTAGCGATACGTCCGGGTGACCTCGAGGCGTTCGACCCGGCTCACCGTCGCCAGCTCGTCGACCGAGCGGGGAAAGCCCGCCTGTCTCGTCGCCGCATGCAGCGTGGCCGTTGCCATTCCTTCGATCGATCGTCCGGGAAGCAGATTCTCCTCGAGGGCTCGCCGGTAGAGGACGCTTGCGGTCTCGCGAGCGGACTCGGGAATCCCGAGTGCGCTTGCCATCCGGTCGATCTCGCCGAGTGCCTGTTTCAGGTTGCGCTCGCTCGCGTCCTGGGTCCGGAACCGCTCGTTCCAGGTCCGGAGCCGGTTCATCTGTCGGCGCTTTTGCTCTGAGAGGTGGCTGCCGCCGGCGTCTTTATCGCGCCAGTCGATCCGGGTCGAGAGTCCGCGGTCGTGGATCGTGGTCGTCGTCGGTGCGCCGACGCGGGATCGCTCCTCTCGTTGCTGCGGGTCGAACGCCCGCCACTCCGGGCCGTGGTCGATGCGGTCGGCGTCGACGACGAGTCCGCAGTCGTCACACACCAGTTCGGCGTCGCTCGAGTGGGCCACGAGCGGGCCATCACACTCGGGGCAGTCGTGGGCCTCGTCGGTTCGGTCCGTCGTCTCGCAGTCGTCCGCTACGTCGAGTTTCGTCGAGTGCATTGTCAGTACGACGTTCGTTCGTGTTCGGCCGGGGTCGGAACGGCCGTGACAGTCGCCAGTATGTAATAGTGTCTAATTACTTTATCCCCTACAGTCGAGGTTTGATAATCAGAATCGGTTAACGAAGGGTGGGCGACGGACCGAGGACTCCACGCTCGAGGCGCACTCGACGAATCGGCTCGGAGTGGCGCGTCACTCCTCGTGGGCAGGCTCCGTCACCGAGACCGCGACGTAGACGAGTCCCGCGAGCCCGAAAAGCGCGATCACGATGCCGACGATGGTCAACACCGTCAGTCCGCTCTGAAACATCCCGACGAGCAACACGATCAACCCGAGAGCGAACGTGGCGAACGGGACGGCGAACGCCTTCGATTCGCGGTCCATGTCGGGTCGTATTCGCTGCACCGACGTAAGTATGATATTCATACTGATACAAATTCAGCTCTACCGACCGATGTTACCCGCTTAGTCCGTCTCGTGGTACTACTTCATCAGCGACATTTTTTGTGGGATCGGCTCGTACGCTCGGGTGCATATGGCGGACGAACACGACGACCGCGAGACGAATCGAGGTACCGACCGTGGCATCGTTTCGCGAATCAAGCGCGTGTTCAGCCGGGGTTAACCCTGGCCCCGTCATCCCATCCTCGAGCGATTTTTCGTCGGTGTCGAGAACGGCTC contains:
- a CDS encoding CBS domain-containing protein gives rise to the protein MELPTPEDLKQRRTDLGLTQSELAEEADVSQPLIARIEGGDVDPRLSTLRRIVNALETAESDVIRAEDLMNEAVVAVSPDEPVSEAATLMEEEAYSQLAVIQDGIPVGSISQSDLAQLDEDARDEPIEEHMSESFPTVSRDATIDEISNLLDHYKAVMITEEGETVGILTEADLAARLS
- a CDS encoding universal stress protein, yielding MDYLVAVDGSEEAKNALAYATDVADAMDGSITVVHAVDPAVYEEGASEPISGLADAEGRLVIESVDDAEERALAILEDAERVTQELGATVETELLYGQPVSAITDYAEGFDAIFVGHRGRSERTDLLVGSVAKSIVERATVPVTVVR
- a CDS encoding UbiA family prenyltransferase, which produces MTLAATSRDATRQLVAAFKNSPALLGASALANVYVTSVLLSIEPNASWIVVPLVAVSVYVLDDVTDRIGGDDLEVEPRSREAFYSRPVLVAIVAVGGYGVAVAITAVVGDAIAVGLTLVPGVAGVVYSLPWLSIGDAGRVKEVFLLNTAVIAAPTAILGTLLPVALSPDPVPTTATAALVVFWFVRYAVGVETCNVPDLEADERDGVSTLPTRYGVETTRRLLYAGDVVAIIVLLAFVMPESGPLPVALMLPVLGCSMALTYYLTRPRLREPLCVAWDGLHVVMGAVVAIGVTVAAIV
- a CDS encoding CBS domain-containing protein, with product MDISNAVSTEYLDFTHDTPVSKLRGAFEDPSVRGVLVHNEGEFKGVVTRRQLTRTHHLPEKKVGSLVWPVPRVTPEEDVREVAQLMIDSDSRLLPVFEGEQLRGVVTADALLEEVQSYLDAATVGQASSRDLLTVEPDATFGKALSVMRDNRLIHLPVVDDDEAVGMLSLHDLTDLAVRDVTKSQGGNPPGFDGHGGEGSREGYNATGGYGAREGELARMLELPVRDVMATPVGTVRPDRTLETAVHEMFDIGSSSLVVESADGRPQGIVTKTDVLESLTWSAESTRAVQLFGADLFDDMTYDEVLEMIDAIDDMDSDMDVLDAKIHLHEHDEKLRGTSLLLARIRLYTDNGTFIASGEGYGASHAIHEARDVLKRRIREEKTYGRSKKHPDEEFWEKRFGWRLEE
- a CDS encoding DUF555 domain-containing protein, with the protein product MTNYLVAMEAAWLVRDVEAIDDAIGVAVSEAGKRLNDEGLEYVEVEVGATGCPACGEPFDSAFVAADTALVGLALEMEVFNADSEEHASRIAKSEVGGALRDVPLSVVEVVEVPEDE
- a CDS encoding Gfo/Idh/MocA family protein produces the protein MTASETGIGVVGLGGMGQLHAESLRDLGADVVAGADLVAKQRQQFADEFGARTYDDHEKLVADDAVDAIVIATPNRFHEPIAVAALEAGHDVLVEKPLAHTLESARRIAEAEAEADAFCMVGFHNRHTAATAMLEAQKAQGRFGELTHVEANYIRRRGVPDAGSWFTNPDLAGGGALIDIGVHALDLALYALDFPEIEEVTGVTRSTFGDGTEYADPDDWGCEPDTYEVDDSVTAFVRCADGRTISLEAAWASNRESTSEVVVQGTDAGARFELGDSDLSILEAGTAGVDHYADVELTGDPSQTGYATQDGLFLEAVATGETPSTNTIEQALTVQRVVDAIYRSSETGHTQRLAAEPIEESPARIRCRE
- a CDS encoding BtrH N-terminal domain-containing protein, with protein sequence MEYVDGYTHQTGVHCGAASLRNVAAFYDWEYSEAACFGIGGGPAFVLYDQPDDPWVTFRTSPTWLVRAFFEHLDVPHRYGSGDDLETAWNELLGHVDDGDPVVVFLDPDALEYLSENERHVPPHVAVVVGYDENDGEGESEDCVSLSDPATTDRQELSRSTFAEAWHTDEVVDLEHEYLVVTRPTTGDETDAAAAGLRGAATYMVDPLAVKRDPRGPGEEGIPAVRSFATYLSAWPELHEPTDPVRAAVASIDEHGERAAYRDLFADALEELGTGTGLGPDVAGRMATIGDEWHRLADLLSDLLEAEEPEPAHFEEAATLVGDIADREEELFGEIADAL
- the psmB gene encoding archaeal proteasome endopeptidase complex subunit beta, which codes for MRTPTHDSEFSRTADRLADDTNPYDPEVGSLPQNDLSLSDLENVNKTGTTTIGISTADGVVIATDMRASLGGRFVSNKNVQKVEQIHPNAALTLVGSVGGAQSFISTLRAEVNLYEARRGEQMSMEALSTLAGNFARGGPFFAIHPILGGIDEEGSHVYSIDPAGGVMEDDYTVTGSGMQLAYGHLEQEYEDDLSNDEATTIAAQGIKSAAERDTGSGNGVFLCEITEEGVDIHGHNEFEEVI
- a CDS encoding SagB/ThcOx family dehydrogenase translates to MAIAFLEVAPGGSDDLEAGLYRYEPTTHVLETALGTTVHDDLVRAAMDQTVVRDAPTTIVLAANYDRTRRQYPAHGDRYVHMEAGHAAENVHLVCEARELNSCPVGAFADEDVAAALDLSDDLAPLYLLPFGHRPEL
- a CDS encoding helix-turn-helix domain-containing protein; its protein translation is MPSDDTDEARPDEHDRSRPTVEDDDADEPTDGVASAAVEEVDGRIVDLLSWILDTETRAKIYIHLLAHPGSTSEEVATGTGLYPSTVREALAELHDEEKVHRKKRASEGAGNNPYEYTAIQPSELVGGVVDQVQQELNTIVTLDRVLDRETTDDAFGEDVEPVTITVDDAATESDVADPESDAEPEG